Proteins from a single region of Sphaerochaeta globosa str. Buddy:
- a CDS encoding NIL domain-containing protein, protein MKRRYALRFSPTLVEQPIVSKLARAYDVDINILNADVASGRGGKLIVELCGTEQNLDLSVVYLSEVGVIVSEMVKELLFREEGCIHCGACTAVCSPRALSMNKEAKLVFDVALCVVCGLCTQACPLRLFEVSHEREA, encoded by the coding sequence ATGAAACGACGATATGCCTTACGCTTCTCTCCCACCTTGGTTGAGCAGCCAATTGTCAGCAAACTTGCCCGAGCCTACGATGTGGACATCAACATCCTCAATGCCGACGTTGCAAGCGGCAGGGGAGGCAAGCTCATCGTCGAACTATGCGGGACCGAACAGAACTTGGATTTGAGTGTCGTCTACCTTTCAGAGGTAGGTGTCATCGTCTCCGAGATGGTCAAGGAACTGCTTTTTCGTGAAGAGGGGTGCATTCATTGCGGAGCTTGTACCGCTGTATGCTCACCTAGGGCACTGAGTATGAACAAAGAAGCAAAGTTGGTGTTCGATGTCGCGTTGTGTGTTGTCTGTGGACTTTGCACCCAGGCGTGCCCACTCAGGCTTTTCGAGGTTTCCCACGAACGGGAAGCGTAG